In Armatimonadota bacterium, one genomic interval encodes:
- a CDS encoding uroporphyrinogen decarboxylase family protein produces the protein MESRDVVLRSLAFDGAPRLPMSLPAPYPDHLIRARAAADPDWQPRRTWNLERGGRWEDEWGNVWASLDAHSKGEVVEGALGDWSDLDSYVMPAYDKPGRYEQARQVFAEHPQRYHLGGLPGFPFAIMRYLRRMDIFLADLLLHPEQVRTLANRVVELLVACMDRWARVGADGVMFAEDWGTQDRLLVSPAMWREIFKPDFARLCAAARQRGLHVWMHSCGYIWDIIPDLIECGIAVVQLDQPGLFGVERLATHFGGRVNLWCPVDIQRVLPTGNRGLIESFARQLVEQLGRFGQDRGYAGFIAGYYGSNEAIGVKPEWQDYACRAFVEHGGAQFAADR, from the coding sequence TTGGAGAGCCGAGACGTAGTGCTGCGATCCCTGGCCTTTGACGGCGCGCCGCGTCTGCCGATGAGCCTGCCCGCGCCCTACCCGGACCATCTGATCCGCGCCAGAGCTGCCGCCGACCCCGACTGGCAGCCGCGTCGCACCTGGAATCTCGAACGCGGCGGGCGCTGGGAGGATGAATGGGGCAACGTGTGGGCGAGCCTGGACGCTCACTCCAAGGGCGAGGTAGTCGAGGGGGCGCTTGGTGACTGGAGCGATCTCGACAGCTACGTCATGCCCGCCTATGACAAGCCCGGGCGCTACGAGCAGGCGCGGCAGGTGTTCGCTGAGCACCCGCAGCGCTATCACCTCGGCGGGCTGCCGGGCTTCCCTTTCGCCATTATGCGCTACCTGCGGCGCATGGACATCTTCCTCGCCGACCTGCTGCTGCACCCGGAGCAGGTGCGCACGCTGGCAAACCGCGTCGTGGAACTGCTGGTCGCGTGCATGGACCGCTGGGCGCGCGTCGGCGCCGACGGCGTCATGTTCGCGGAGGACTGGGGGACCCAGGATCGGCTGCTGGTAAGCCCGGCGATGTGGCGCGAGATATTCAAGCCCGATTTCGCGCGCCTGTGCGCGGCGGCGCGGCAGCGCGGCCTGCACGTGTGGATGCACTCCTGCGGCTACATCTGGGACATCATCCCCGATCTCATCGAGTGCGGCATCGCCGTTGTGCAGCTTGATCAGCCGGGGTTGTTCGGCGTCGAGCGGCTGGCGACGCACTTCGGGGGGCGAGTCAACCTCTGGTGCCCGGTGGACATCCAGCGGGTGCTGCCGACGGGGAATCGCGGCCTGATCGAATCCTTCGCCCGGCAACTGGTGGAGCAACTGGGGCGCTTCGGGCAGGACCGCGGCTACGCCGGGTTCATCGCCGGCTACTACGGCTCAAACGAGGCTATCGGCGTGAAGCCCGAGTGGCAGGACTACGCGTGCCGAGCGTTCGTGGAGCACGGCGGGGCGCAGTTCGCGGCTGACCGCTGA
- a CDS encoding SLBB domain-containing protein, whose product MFFFSRGEQVALAVLLVALVAAGGAMWWVGSHANAPAEPFFTDAPAARAGEMITVHVVGEVNRPGLFKIAAGARADDIIKLAGGATPRADLTAVNLAAEVVDGQQLYVPAAAESAAGADATNSRAPQPAAGPSKGDARPRRPRAGAAPAAVGKVNLNHAGAEELDQLPGIGPKRFADMKDRVTL is encoded by the coding sequence ATGTTCTTCTTCTCACGCGGCGAGCAGGTGGCGCTGGCGGTCCTGCTGGTGGCGCTGGTGGCCGCCGGCGGGGCCATGTGGTGGGTTGGTTCACACGCCAACGCACCCGCCGAGCCGTTCTTCACTGACGCGCCCGCCGCGCGCGCGGGTGAGATGATCACGGTGCATGTGGTGGGCGAGGTCAACCGGCCCGGGCTTTTCAAGATCGCGGCCGGGGCGCGGGCGGATGACATCATCAAGCTCGCCGGGGGCGCCACCCCGCGCGCCGATCTGACGGCGGTCAACCTGGCGGCGGAGGTCGTGGACGGCCAGCAGTTGTACGTGCCGGCCGCCGCGGAATCGGCCGCCGGCGCCGACGCCACCAACAGCCGCGCCCCGCAGCCTGCAGCCGGCCCGAGCAAGGGCGACGCCAGGCCGCGCCGGCCGCGCGCGGGGGCGGCGCCGGCGGCGGTGGGGAAGGTCAACCTCAACCACGCCGGCGCCGAGGAGCTCGATCAACTGCCGGGCATCGGGCCCAAGCGGTTCGCCGACATGAAGGACCGGGTGACGCTGTAG
- a CDS encoding sigma-E factor regulatory protein RseB domain-containing protein yields the protein MAQALVAVAALAVSAITAQAAPTGDELLARSEQGERSHDYRGVRAIRMFFPGQVVDAVTRVIHRKPATTRTEYISPPAMAGTIILQIGAERWRHSPRNAGWQPVPALETGSTERLRRNYELRVTGGSVVAGRRCLVVLITPRHEGNPSKRMWVDQATGLVLRSELFNWKQDGISTSAFREIEVDPDLSAEAERLRPPVAAPGFAAAGPPGFKPSYPHHVPPGYVLEGTTTIDLGRYRGAHIRYGDGLNSISLFQAPASAFGTSGPFASEGWHFTEVVTWRRGEMSYAVVGDIDPAELRKIADSMGAAAPPRGR from the coding sequence GTGAGCGCGATCACGGCGCAGGCGGCGCCCACTGGGGATGAGCTGCTGGCGCGCAGCGAGCAGGGCGAACGCAGCCACGACTACCGCGGTGTGCGCGCCATTCGTATGTTCTTCCCCGGGCAGGTCGTGGATGCCGTCACCCGAGTGATCCACCGCAAGCCGGCGACGACGCGCACCGAGTACATCTCGCCTCCCGCCATGGCCGGCACCATCATCCTGCAGATCGGCGCCGAGCGCTGGCGTCACTCACCCCGCAACGCCGGTTGGCAGCCGGTGCCCGCGCTCGAGACCGGAAGCACGGAGCGGCTGCGGCGGAACTACGAGCTGCGGGTCACCGGCGGCTCGGTGGTGGCCGGCCGCCGGTGCCTGGTGGTGCTGATTACCCCCAGGCACGAGGGTAACCCGAGCAAGCGCATGTGGGTGGACCAGGCGACGGGACTGGTGCTCCGCAGTGAGCTGTTCAACTGGAAGCAGGACGGCATCAGCACCTCCGCCTTCCGCGAGATTGAGGTTGACCCTGATCTCTCGGCCGAGGCGGAGCGGCTGCGGCCGCCGGTTGCCGCGCCTGGTTTCGCCGCGGCCGGCCCTCCGGGCTTCAAGCCGAGCTATCCGCATCACGTGCCACCCGGCTATGTCCTGGAGGGCACAACTACCATTGATCTGGGCCGCTACCGCGGCGCCCACATCCGCTACGGCGACGGCCTCAACTCGATCTCGCTGTTCCAGGCCCCGGCCAGCGCTTTCGGCACCAGTGGGCCGTTCGCGAGCGAGGGATGGCACTTCACCGAGGTCGTCACCTGGAGACGGGGGGAGATGAGCTACGCCGTAGTGGGCGACATTGACCCCGCGGAGCTGCGCAAGATCGCCGACTCCATGGGCGCTGCCGCTCCCCCTCGCGGCCGCTGA
- a CDS encoding uroporphyrinogen decarboxylase family protein — MSPRERFSRMMAYGPVEQLPVLALEPFEEKTIERWRSEGLPPNRAPERFLAMSRLVRVPVLFDPMPAFEEQVVSESDEYERATSVMGATVRRRKDNPLMFYGHIDHPVKSRMDWEHYRQRFKAGSPQRLPDDWADAVAPRLDACSDPVGLCLYPFFFRLGFYAMGMERFLSAFYEAPDLIHDMFSYWSEFVLETVRPILGTVKLDYAVIAEDLAGKNGPLISPNCYREFWSPYQTPVIEMLRDHGVPLICQWTSGRVDLLLPEMMDQGFNCTWPMEVMAGMDAVGLRQRFGRKLRMAGNIAKEAVIAGPRAIDREVERLMPLVREGGFIPALDDVASPDMPFSHYRYLIDKLHAVRLDG; from the coding sequence ATGAGCCCACGCGAGCGATTCAGCCGAATGATGGCCTACGGACCGGTTGAGCAACTGCCGGTGCTTGCGCTGGAACCCTTTGAGGAGAAAACAATCGAGCGATGGCGCAGCGAAGGACTGCCGCCGAACCGTGCCCCCGAGCGTTTTCTGGCCATGTCGAGGCTGGTTCGTGTTCCTGTATTGTTTGACCCTATGCCGGCATTTGAGGAGCAGGTGGTCTCCGAAAGCGACGAGTACGAGCGTGCGACCTCTGTGATGGGGGCCACGGTTCGTCGGCGCAAGGACAACCCGTTGATGTTCTACGGTCATATCGACCATCCCGTGAAGTCGCGCATGGACTGGGAGCACTACAGGCAACGGTTCAAAGCCGGCTCTCCCCAACGGTTGCCGGACGACTGGGCGGACGCGGTGGCGCCTCGCCTCGACGCGTGCAGTGATCCGGTTGGCCTGTGCCTCTACCCGTTCTTCTTTCGACTGGGCTTCTACGCGATGGGCATGGAGCGCTTCCTCTCCGCCTTCTACGAGGCGCCCGACCTCATCCACGACATGTTCTCCTATTGGAGCGAGTTCGTCCTGGAAACCGTGCGGCCGATCTTGGGAACCGTGAAACTGGACTACGCTGTAATCGCCGAAGACCTCGCCGGCAAAAACGGCCCCTTGATCTCACCGAATTGCTACCGGGAGTTCTGGTCTCCGTACCAGACTCCCGTCATTGAGATGCTGCGCGATCACGGTGTGCCTTTGATCTGCCAGTGGACGTCTGGGCGGGTTGACCTCTTGCTGCCGGAGATGATGGATCAGGGGTTCAACTGCACTTGGCCGATGGAGGTCATGGCCGGGATGGATGCCGTGGGTCTGCGCCAGCGCTTCGGACGGAAGCTGCGGATGGCCGGCAACATCGCCAAGGAGGCGGTCATCGCCGGGCCGCGCGCCATTGATCGTGAGGTCGAGCGTCTGATGCCGCTGGTGCGCGAGGGCGGCTTTATTCCCGCACTGGACGACGTCGCATCGCCCGACATGCCGTTCTCGCACTACCGCTACCTGATCGACAAGCTGCACGCCGTCCGCCTTGACGGGTGA